From the genome of Deltaproteobacteria bacterium:
AAAATCTCGATCTCATTCATGACTCGGTGAAATACCTGAAACGGCACGTCGACAAGGTGTTTTTCGACGCTGAACATTTCTTTGACGGCTACCGGACGAACCCCGCCTTTGCTCTGCAGGTGCTGAGAAGTGCCCGGGATGCCGGGGCTGACGTGCTCGTCCTGTGCGACACGAATGGCGGCTCGCTTCCCTCATGGGTCGGATCGGTGGTCGGGGACGTCCGGAAGGAACTCCCCGGCGCGGAGCTGGGCATTCATGCCCACAATGACACCGAATGCGGTGTTGCCAATGCCATTGCTGCGGTTGAGGCGGGTGCAGGCCAGGTGCAGGGCACGATCAACGGCATCGGCGAACGGTGCGGGAACGCGAATCTCGTCTCGATCATTCCGAACCTGCAACTGAAACTGGGCCTCGATGTCGTTACACCGAAGCAGCTCCGCTCGTTGCGCGATGTCTCGCGCCTGCTGTATGAACTCCTGAACATGCCTCCATGGAAGCGCCAGCCCTACGTGGGCGATTCCGCGTTCGCCCACAAGGGCGGGATCCATGTGTCGGCTGTGCAGAAATACGCCAGCACATACGAGCACATCGAACCCGAACTGGTCGGAAGCAGCCACCGGATTCTGGTCAGTGATCTCGCGGGGCAGAGCAACGTCCTCTACAAGGCCAAGGAGTTCCATATCGACCTTGCGAAGAACAGCCCGGCAACCCGCGAGATTCTCGACCAGCTGAAAACTCTGGAACACGCGGGCTACCAGTATGAGGGTGCCGAGGCATCGTTTGAGCTGCTGATGCAGAGGGCGCTTCACAAGGAAAACCACCGGAAGGGCTTCCGGCTGGTGGGTTTTCGCGTGATCGACGAAAAACGGGCCGAGGGTGAAGAACCCCTGTCGGAGGCAACCGTCCAGATTGAGGTGGATGGGCAGGTCTCCCACTCGGTTGCCTTGGGAAACGGACCCGTGAATGCGCTGGACGGCGCGCTCCGGAAAAGCCTGATCCCGTTCTATCCGGAACTGAAGGACGTGGAACTGCTCGACTACAAGGTCCGTGTCATCGCCGGCGAAAAGGGCACAGGATCATTTGTCCGTGTCCTCATCGAATCGGGTGATGGCAAGGACCGCTGGGGTACCGTGGGCGTCTCCCACGACATCATCGAGGCTAGCTACCAGGCACTGGCTGACTCGATCGCCTACAAGCTGTACAAGGACAAAAAGAAAGGGTAACTGGCGCCTTTTGTGACAGCCTGCTGGGGCTTCACGGCTCCCTGGGGAGAGCCTGAAGCTGTGTGCATTTCGGCACGCTTCGAATGGTCTTGCTTTCAGCAGGGTTTTCCTTTAGAAATGGCCCTCCGGACCTTCGGAAGCCTTGTGTGGCTTTTGAAGGAACCCGTTGAAAAGATTGAGGTTTCCAGGAGCAAGCGAGAGATTCTTTATGGTAGTGATCCGACTTTCCCGCCGCGGTAACCGGGGCCGTCCCGCCTACCGGATTGTGGCCGCTGACAAAACGAAGCCCCGTGATGGCCGTCATCTGGAGGTGCTCGGTACGCACATCCCGACCGGAACCCAGCGTGGCACTACGCTTCACACCGAACGCATCCAGTACTGGCTGTCGAAGGGTGCACAGCCGTCGGAAACCGTCCGTGCGCTGCTGAAAAAGCAGGGCGTTCAGCTCCCGAATTAAGTCAGGCGCTCCTCCTTCCTGAACAGTCCGGTTGGCATTTGCTGAACCGGCAAGGCAGCAGGCCGCCCGTTTGGAGATACCCATGTCCGATATGACGGAAAACGAGGAAACTCAGGAGTCTTCCGAAAGCTCGCGTGCTCCCTCGCCGCCACCAGTGCCGATCCGGACCATGCTGGAGGAGATCGTGCGTGATGTGGTGTCGATGCCTGATGCCGTGCGGATCGATGAATCCGAACGGGATGAGGACGGCGACCGGTTTACGCTCTACGAAATCAATGTGGATCCCTCCGATCTCGGCAAGGTGATTGGCAAGAATGGCCGCACGGCACGTGCCCTGCGGGCGATGGTGAATGCACTGGCCGCCCGGAGCCGCGTCCAGGCCGAGATGGAAATCGTCGAGCCCGAAGGCTCACGGCCGCCCGCCCGCGATGCCCGTGACGATGCTGGCGGCGACGATGCCAGTGATGATGGTGATGATGACGGTGCGGACGACGAGACGGCCGATGACGGTGAAGAAGAAGCCGGCGGCGACGACGACAGCCGCGACGACTGACGCGGGAAATCCTTCCCGCGCCCCCAGCCAGTGGATCGAGCTTGGCCGGGTGGTGAAACCCCACGCACTGAAGGGTGCTCTCAAGGTGATGATCTGGAGCGGTTCGGGCGATAATCTTCGCCCGGAAATCCCGCTGCGCCTGGAGCATTCCGAATCAGGCACCATGGATGTCTCCATCGTTCGCGCCGCACCCGCCGGAAACTGTTTCCATCTGGTCCTGAAAGAGATTTCCTCGCCGGAAGCGGCTGAAAAGTGGCGTGGGGCGGCAATACTCGCTGCACGCAAGGATTTATCAGAAGGCCTCTATCTGGAAGACCTGAAAGGCGCCCAGGTCCGGGTCGCCGGTGCCGTTCAGCCAGCGGGGCTCATCAGGGACTTTTATGTGAATCCGGCCGGTCAGTCCTATGGAGTCCTTGGTGATGGGCAGTATGTTGCACTGTTCCTGCCGGAAGTGAAATTCGCGGATGGCGTCCTCCATGTGCCAGCACATGCGGTGATCAGTGCCGATAGCGACGAGTAGAGCCGGTGCATATCGATATCGTCACCCTGTTCCCGGAAACCTTTGAAGGTTGGCGCAATCATTCCATTATCAGCCGGGCCCAGTCGAAGGGCGCTGTGGAACTCCATGTTCACAACCTGCGCGACCACGCGGAGAACAAGCATAACCGGGTGGATGAAGCGCCATTCGGCGGTGGTGGCGGAATGCTGATCCAGGCACCCCCCGTGCTCAGGCAGATCCGGGCGCTCAACCTTCCGGCGGGAACCCCGGTAATTGCCGCGTCGGCATCCGGTGAGCCGTGGAGCGACAGCCTTGCGAGGAAACATGCGGGCTGTCCCCGTCTGGTGATCCTCTGTGGCCACTACGAAGGATTTGACCAGCGTGCGCTCGATTTGACGGGGGCAAGGGAAGTATCGGTTGGAGATTTCGTGATGACCGGGGGCGAGCTTCCTGCAATGTGCATTAGCGACTCGATTATCCGGCTCCTGCCGGGGGTACTCGGCAACGAGATTTCGGCGGCCACTGAAAGTCATGCTTCGGGTACCAGCGGGGGGCTCCTGGAAGGCCCGCACTACACACGCCCCGAAGTGGTCGAGGGGGTATCGGTTCCGGAACTGCTGATGTCGGGGGATCATGCCCGTATCGCCCGGTTCCGGCGGGAAGAAAGCCTGAAACGGACCTGGGAGCGGCGGCCGGAACTCATCCGCCGGGCAGAGCAGGAAGGGCGTCTGACGGCGGCCGATATGGGCTATCTGAAGGCGCTGGGTTACGGGGGCGACTGAGACTGCCCTGGATGCGGCTAAGCCGCCGGAATCTTTCCGGTTTCATCTGCCTTGACTTGCCCCTCGTTTCCGTGGCAAGGGAGGCCCCTCTTGAGGCTCCGCCCGGCATGTGCCGAAGGAGCTCCTGACCGGGAATGAAGCCATGTCGATGCATCCGATCATCCAGAAGATAGAAGCCGAACAGATCAAGGGCGACCGCCTGAAGAAGGCCGGCAAGCGCGGCCGGGTGAAGGAAAACTTCCGCCCAGGTGCCACTGTCCGGGTCCACACCCGTATTCGTGAAGGCGACAAGGAACGTATCCAGATATTCGAAGGTGTGGTGATCGCCTGTAAAGGCCGGGGCCTGCTGCGGGCGTTCAAGGTCCGGAAGGTGTCTTTCGGCGTGGGTGTGGAACGTACGTTCCCCCTGCATTCGCCATGGATCGAAAAGATTGAAGTGAAGCAGGAGGGCGAAGTCCGCCGGGGCAAGCTCTACTACCTGCGTGACCTTTCCGGCCGTGCAGCCAAGCTCCGGGAAAAGCGCGGCACGGAGAACTTCCGCAAGCTGCTCCTGCCGCAGCAGGCTCCTGAAGAGGCGGCGGCCGGTAATCCGCCCCCGGAAGCTCCTGCCGAACCGGCTGGCGAAGCTCCGAAGGCCTAACCACTCATCTCTTGCCCGTTGGCCCTGTCTCCTCATCATGGAGACAGGGAAGGCTGTTTTTGCTGCTTCTCCGGTTTGGTCTTGTCCAGTGGAGCGAATAGACTCCGGGGACGAGGAAGTAGCCAACCGTGCAGATCATCGAACTGGTGGTTCAGGGAGTCCGGCGGTTCAAGGACTCGTTCAAGATACAACTGAAGCCTGGTCTTATTATGGCTGTGGGCGGAAGTGAGTCCGGCAAGACGACGCTGGTTGACATCATCGAGGCGTCGCTGTTCCCGGCCGACTCGAAGCATTCTTCCGAACTGGTATCGTGGGAAACTCCGGAGCTCTCACGCGGAGCGATTGTTTTCAGGGCGGGACCGGAAGACGGCACTTATCGTATTGTCAGGGATTTCGTGAAAAATGCGTCATCACTTTCAAAACTGGATCCGGAGACGAAAAAGTTCATGCCGATCGCCGGGGATTCCGCGCAAATCGATACGGTTCTGAAAGAAATGGGGCTCCCCTCTCTCGAAATCTATCATGCGCTTTGCGTCATTCACCGGCTGGATAGCGAAGCTCCCGGGGCAGCGGGATTTGGCTCGGCGGTGGATGAACTGAGCCAGCTTTCGCCAGAAGTCCGCGAACAGAAGATCAGGGAAATAAAGGAAGCACTGGAAGGAACCGGCAAGCTCGACCAGCTCCAGTACGAGCTGGACGGTTACGAGAGCGAAAAGTTTGACCTGATGAGCACGCTGAAAAGGGCGGACGATCTCGAAGCGGAAGCCAAAAAGGCCGAGGAGGTGCTGGAGCAGCCCCAGAACGAGAAACTGGGGTCCATTTCGGCCGAACAGGAAGAGCGGATCCGCAACCACGATGAGAAATCGGGAGAACGCAAGCGAGAACTGGATCATCTCGAAAAGCAGATGCTGAGCTTTTACCAGGAAGCGGACGCCGCCCGCGCAAAACAGGTGGCGCCCTATCAGCATCCGATCGTCATGGCTGGAATAGGAGTAATCCTGCTGGGGTTCATCCTGTGGATCGGGATGAAAATGTCAGGCGATCAGTATGCCCCGCATGCATCGAAATCGTTTCTGCTGGTGATGGTGGGCGCAGCCCTCGCCGGATTCGGTTATCTTCAGTGGATGAAACTGATGCAGGACCTGAAAGAGGTTATTTCCAAACCGGAGAAAACCGAACAGCAGCGCAATCAG
Proteins encoded in this window:
- the cimA gene encoding citramalate synthase — its product is MTPPAKALSASAHRRRVEIYDTTLRDGSQCEDVNFSVEDKITVARALDELGIHYLEGGWPGSNPRDVEFFSRIRKVKFERSKLSAFGSTRRPGLQASKDPNLKALVESGAPVACIFGKSWDFHVTKALEISLEENLDLIHDSVKYLKRHVDKVFFDAEHFFDGYRTNPAFALQVLRSARDAGADVLVLCDTNGGSLPSWVGSVVGDVRKELPGAELGIHAHNDTECGVANAIAAVEAGAGQVQGTINGIGERCGNANLVSIIPNLQLKLGLDVVTPKQLRSLRDVSRLLYELLNMPPWKRQPYVGDSAFAHKGGIHVSAVQKYASTYEHIEPELVGSSHRILVSDLAGQSNVLYKAKEFHIDLAKNSPATREILDQLKTLEHAGYQYEGAEASFELLMQRALHKENHRKGFRLVGFRVIDEKRAEGEEPLSEATVQIEVDGQVSHSVALGNGPVNALDGALRKSLIPFYPELKDVELLDYKVRVIAGEKGTGSFVRVLIESGDGKDRWGTVGVSHDIIEASYQALADSIAYKLYKDKKKG
- the rpsP gene encoding 30S ribosomal protein S16; this translates as MVVIRLSRRGNRGRPAYRIVAADKTKPRDGRHLEVLGTHIPTGTQRGTTLHTERIQYWLSKGAQPSETVRALLKKQGVQLPN
- a CDS encoding KH domain-containing protein — encoded protein: MRTMLEEIVRDVVSMPDAVRIDESERDEDGDRFTLYEINVDPSDLGKVIGKNGRTARALRAMVNALAARSRVQAEMEIVEPEGSRPPARDARDDAGGDDASDDGDDDGADDETADDGEEEAGGDDDSRDD
- the trmD gene encoding tRNA (guanosine(37)-N1)-methyltransferase TrmD, with the translated sequence MHIDIVTLFPETFEGWRNHSIISRAQSKGAVELHVHNLRDHAENKHNRVDEAPFGGGGGMLIQAPPVLRQIRALNLPAGTPVIAASASGEPWSDSLARKHAGCPRLVILCGHYEGFDQRALDLTGAREVSVGDFVMTGGELPAMCISDSIIRLLPGVLGNEISAATESHASGTSGGLLEGPHYTRPEVVEGVSVPELLMSGDHARIARFRREESLKRTWERRPELIRRAEQEGRLTAADMGYLKALGYGGD
- the rplS gene encoding 50S ribosomal protein L19, with protein sequence MSMHPIIQKIEAEQIKGDRLKKAGKRGRVKENFRPGATVRVHTRIREGDKERIQIFEGVVIACKGRGLLRAFKVRKVSFGVGVERTFPLHSPWIEKIEVKQEGEVRRGKLYYLRDLSGRAAKLREKRGTENFRKLLLPQQAPEEAAAGNPPPEAPAEPAGEAPKA
- a CDS encoding AAA family ATPase — its product is MQIIELVVQGVRRFKDSFKIQLKPGLIMAVGGSESGKTTLVDIIEASLFPADSKHSSELVSWETPELSRGAIVFRAGPEDGTYRIVRDFVKNASSLSKLDPETKKFMPIAGDSAQIDTVLKEMGLPSLEIYHALCVIHRLDSEAPGAAGFGSAVDELSQLSPEVREQKIREIKEALEGTGKLDQLQYELDGYESEKFDLMSTLKRADDLEAEAKKAEEVLEQPQNEKLGSISAEQEERIRNHDEKSGERKRELDHLEKQMLSFYQEADAARAKQVAPYQHPIVMAGIGVILLGFILWIGMKMSGDQYAPHASKSFLLVMVGAALAGFGYLQWMKLMQDLKEVISKPEKTEQQRNQLMRKYDVESADVISVLRRTESDTPRELLERLVAFKKLKATADKARAAANKAREAPEVAEAAARLKEVTAKIKETQMAIKKAGAAAAIDPAELRRQLDRLENAGGNKGVAGVGAGKLIAAAASYLDESPDGLAAAIMPRASAHLQTITENRYSLVSLSSDGSAGLRHLPSSRERLIGELGSSVLTAFQFAVHGALMEFIADRKEKLPLLVDCGTGTLDDRWLAGLFRVLKAVGGRSQVILTTSRAQVASMADLAIKLPA